The Corallococcus silvisoli genomic interval AACATCGGCGGCGAGAAGACCGCCAGCGCCTGAGGACGGGCGGCGCGGGCGGCGGGCACCACGTCCGCCGCCTCACACAGAACGCATGAGCCAGGGGCCGCATGGTCCGCGGGCGACCGCGGGCCTGCCGCCCCTGTCGCTTTCGGGGGCCTCAGCGGCCCTTATAGACAGGGGGACGCTTCTCCGCGAAGGCGCGGAGCCCTTCCAAACGGTCCTCTGTCTTGAGCACCTCCTCGTACTTCTTGAGCTCCAGCGCGAGCGCGTCATCCAGCTCCAGGCCGGTGCCCTCGTCGATGGCGTGCTTCGCGGTGGCGACGGCCACGGGGGCGTTCTCCACCACCGCCTCGGCGAGCTGGAAGGCGACCTCCAGCAGGTGCCCTTCCGGGGCCAGGCGGTTGACCAGCCCGATGCTGAAGGCCTCCGCCGCGTTGACGCGCCGGGCGGTGAGGATGAGGTCCTTGGCGCGGCCCGGGCCGATGAGCCGGGCGAGCCGCTGGGTGCCGCCGCCGCCGGGGATGATGCCCAGCTTCACCTCCGTGAGGCCCAGCTCCGTGGCGGGCGAGGCGACGCGCAGGTCGCAGGACAGCGCCAGCTCCGTGCCGCCTCCAAAGGCCGCGCCGTTGATGGCGGCGATGAAGACACAGTCGCTCTTCTCGATGGCGCGGAACGTCTTGCGCAGGCCGTCCAGGAAGGCGCGCACCTCCGGCTCCGCCATGCCCGCGCGCTCCTTCAGGTCCGCGCCCGCGCAGAAGGCCTTGTCTCCCGCGCCGGTGAGGATGACGGCGCGCACCGCGCGGCTGGCGGAGACGCGGTCCACCAGCTGGCCCAGCTCCTGGAGCATCGCGCGGCTGATGGCGTTGCGGCGGCTCTCTCCGTCGATGGTCCAGATCTCGATGGCCCCGCGGGCGTCGACCTTGAACTCCGGCATCTTCGCTCCCCGTGTCGGGCCGCCCGGAGCGGCCCGCGTGAATGGCGCGCAGCCTGAAACCTGTTCCCCAGTCTGGCAAGCCGTAAACGGATAGGATTTCGCCCATGCCTTCGTGCCCTCCGACGAAACGCCCGTGGCGGTGGCTGCCGGGATTGCTCACCGTGTCCACGCTGCTGCTGCTCGCCCTGCCCCTGGTGGCCCTGGCGCGAGGCGGTGGCGGCGAGCACTACACGTCCGGGCGCGACCGGGGCGGCGGCGGAGGGGGGGGCGGTGGGGACGGCCTGCCCCTCTGGTTGCTCTTCGACCTGGTGCGGTTCATCTTCCTCTACCCCAAGGTCTCCATCCCGCTGCTCGTCATCGGCGGCGGGATCTACTGGCTCTACAGGCGGAACCTGCACCCGGACGCCACCACCCGGCGCGCGTTGGATCAACGCGAAGCGGAGGTGCGCACGGAGGTGTCCGGCCGCGACGTGCAGGGCTGGGTCAACGCGCTGAAGCTCAAGGACCCGTCGTTTGAACTTCAGCCCACGCTGGACAAGGTGCGCTGGCTCTTCCTGGAGCTGCAGCAGGCGTGGTTCCGCCGGGACATGACGCCGGTGCGCCCCTTCCTGTCGGACGCGACGTGGCAGCGCTTCAACGTGCAGCTCGCCCTGATGCAGGCGCAGGGCGTGCGGGACGCGCTCGCGGACATCCGGGTGCTGGACGTGCAGCTCATCGGCCTGCACCAGAGCAACTGGTACGACAGCATCCACGTGCGCGTGCGCGCCAGCATCCGGGACACGGACGTGGCCGCGGACCAGACGGACGCGCAGGCCATGGCCGCCGCGAGCCGCGTGGCGCCGGAGGCATTCACGGAGGTGTGGACCTTCGTGCGCAAGCCCGGGGCCCAGACGCGCATTGGCGAGGACCTGTTCCAGGGCAAGTGCCCCAACTGCGGCGCCCCCTACAACGGAGGCGCGTCCAACACCTGCGAGTTCTGCAACGCGGTGGTGAACTCCGGCAACTACGACTGGACCCTGTCGGAGATCACGCAGGGCGTGGAGTACGTGCGGCACCACAAGCAGGTGGACGGCCTGCTGCAGGCCCGCGCGGAGGACCCCGCGCTCAACCTGGAGATGATGGAGGACCGCGCGTCGCTGCTGTTCTGGAAGTGGATCGACGCGCAGAGCCGCGATGAGACGGCGCGCCTGTCCAAGGTCGCGAACGCGGAGGCCCTCACGGCGCTGGGCGCGGAGCTGACGGAGCTGCGCAAGCGCGGCCGGCGCCGCGTCTTCCTGGAGTGCGCCGTGGGCGCGGTGGACGTGCGCGCGCTGGAGGTCCACCCGGAGTCCTTCGACGAGGCGCAGGTGGAGATCCGCTGGAGCGCCCGCATGGGCGTGGGCCCCGTCAATGAGCGCCCGCCCAGCCTGCCCACCGTGCCCCAGCGCTGGGTCTTCACGCTGCGGCGCCGCCACGGCGCCAAGACGAACACCGACACGGGCATGTCCACGGACCGCTGCCCGCAGTGCAACGCGCCCCTCACGAACAGCGCCGCCAACACCTGCGAGTTCTGCGGCACGGTGCTGGGCACCGGCGAGCGGGACTGGGTGCTCGCGTCCGCCCTCCCCTTCGAGTCCTGGAACGTCCACCACGCGCAGCGGCACTCCGCCAACGTGGCCCGCTACCAGCAGGCCCGGGACGAGGACCGGGGCGGCTTCGTGCCCCCGCCCATGGCGGGCGACGGCGACCACGTGATGACGGACGTGAAGGAGCGCGAACGGCTGCTCTACATGATGGCGTCCATCGCCGCCGCCGACGGAGAGGTCTCCGCCGCCGAGCGCCGCCTGCTCAAGCTGTGCGCGGAGCGCTGGAGCGTGCCGTGGGCGAACGTGGAGATGGCGCTCAACGCCGGGCCCCAGCTCTTCGAGCGCCTCATGCCGCGCGGCAGCCCGGAGGCGGAGGTGTTCCTGCGGCACATCGTGGAGATGGCCCTGGTGGACGGCCGCATCGACCGCAAGGAGCGGCGGATGCTGGAGATCGCCGCCCAGCACCTGGGCCTGGAGTCGCGGCTGGCCGCGATGATCGGGGACCGCTAGTCACGCGGTCCCCGCGGGGGACGCTCAGGTCTGCGCGCGGCGGGTGGCCTTCTTGTCCCGCTCGCCCAGCGCGGCCTGGAGGTACTTGCCCGCGAGCTTCCGTCCGATGAGCTCCTGGGCGATCTCACCGGCCTCCACCAGCTTGTCCAGGTCGATGCCGGTGTCCACGCCCATGCCGTGCAGCATGAACACCGCGTCCTCGGTGGCCAGGTTGCCCGCGGCGCCCGGGGCGTAGGGACAGCCGCCCAGTCCGCCGATGCTCGCGTCGAAGGTGGTGACGCCCGCGGCCAGCCCCACCAGCGCGTTGGCCAGCGCGGTGCCGCGCGTGTCGTGCAGGTGCAGCGCCAGCGTGTCCACCGGCATGTGCTGGAGCAGCGCGCCCAGGATCTCCTCTGTCTGCCGGGGCGTGCCCACGCCAATCGTGTCGCCCAGGCTGAGCTGGTAGATGCCCGCGTCCACCAGCTGCCGGCAGATGTCCACCACGCGCTCCACCGGGACGTGGCCCTCGTAGGGGCAGCCCCACACGGTGGACAGGTAGCCGCGCACGCGCATCCCGGCCTTGCGGGCGGCGGCCGTCACTTCCCGCGCCCCGGCCAGCGCCTCCGCGATGGTCTTGTTGATGTTCTTCTTGGAGTGGGCCTCCGACGCGGAGATGAACACCGCGGCCTCCTCCAGACCGGCGGCCCGCGCGCGCTCCAGGCCCTTGAGGTTGGGCACCAGCGCGGAGAAGACGACGCCCTCGCGGCGGCCCACCAGCTTGAGCAGCTCCTCCGCGTCCGCGAGCTGGGGGATCCACTTGGGTGACACGAACGACGTCACCTCGATGCGCTTCTCCCCCGCGGCGACCAGGGCGTTGATGAGCCGGGCCTTGTCGCGGGTGGGCAGCGTGCGCAGCTCGTTCTGCAGGCCGTCGCGGGGGCCGACCTCATACACGTCGACCCGGCGGGGCAGTTGCCCCAGCAGGCCGACCCGCGTTCGCGATGTCTCTTTCGGATCCACTGGACGAGTCCTGGGTCAACCGCGCCCAGCTCCCACGATGAGGTCGGTTGAGTCGGGTGTCATCGGCCTGGAATCCAGGCCTCCGTGCACCCATGCCACCGAAAAGCCCGTGCTTTCCAACAGACGTTTCAGTTCCGCAAGAGGATAGTAACGGATGGCGTACGCCGCTCGCAGGACGCGCCCGTCCGGCAGCGTCAGCCGGCGCTGCCCCACATCCCTCCCACGCGTCGCGTCGAAGCGGCTCTCCTCCTCCAGGAGACTCCCATCCGGTAACCGCTGGTGGAAGGCCGCGCCCGGACTTCGCGCCAGGCGCTCGTACGGCACCGTCTGGAACACCAGCCGTCCGCCGGGCCGCAGCACCCGGGCGGCCTCGCGCAGCACCTGGACGTGCTCCGCGTCGCTGAAGGCGAAGAGTGTCGAATACCAGGCGTAGGCGCCCCCCACCGACGCGTCCTGGAAGGGCAGCGCCCGCAGGTCACCCTGGGCCACGGGAAAGCCGGGGCGCCGCAGGCGCAGGGAGAGCGGATCCAGCTCCAGGCCCACCACCCTGCCAGCGAGCCCCCCTTCCGCGTTGAGCCGGGCCGCGTGCCGGCCGTGGCCGCAGCCCAGGTCCACCACCGGCCCCTCCACGTCCGCGAACGCCCGGGACAGGTACTCCGCTTCCCGGGCCGTCACCTCCTCGGAGAGGAACGGCAGCGTGCTGCGCAGGTACAGCTCCCCGAAGAAGGCGTCCACGGGCGTGGGCGGGCGTCAGCGCTTGAGGGCGGGCAGCTTCTCGCGCAGGCGGCGCGCGGCCTCATCCAGCACGCCCTCCGTCTTGCAGAAGGCGAAGCGCGCGAAGCCCTGCCCCAGGTGCCGGTGCTCCGGACCGTAGAAGACGCTGGGCGGAATCCCCGCCACGCCCACCTCCGTCACCAGGTGCCGGCAGAAGGCCACGTCGTCCTGGAAGCCGTAGCCCGTGATGTCCGCGAGGATGAAGTAGCTGCCCTCCGGGGAGTACGCCTTCAGCCCCGCCTCGCGCAGGCCCGCGAGCAGCCGCTCGCGCTTCGCGGTGTAGAGCGCCGTCAGCTCCTGGAAGTAGCTGTCCGGCAGCCGTAGGGCCACGGCCATGGCCGCCTGGAACGGCGACGCCGTGGCGAAGGTGACGAACTGGTGCGCGCGCTGCACCGCGTCCCGCAGCGGCGGCGGCGCGATGATCCACCCGATCTTCCATCCCGTGAGGCTGAAGGACTTGCCCGCGCTGCTCACGGTCACTGTGCGGTCCGCGAGCACCGGCACCGTGGCGGCCCGGATGTGGCGCGCGGGGGCGAAGACGATGTGCTCGTACACCTCATCCGCCAGCACCTTCACGTCGTGCTCGGCGCAGAGGTTGCCCAGGAACTCCAGCTCCTCGCGGGTGAACACCTTGCCCGTGGGGTTGTGGGGCGAGTTGAGGATGAGCAGCCGCGTGCGCGGTCCGAAGGCCGCCCGCACCTCGTTGCGGTCGAACCACCACGTGGCATGGGACGCGTCCGGCGGGCGCAGGGGCACGTAGCGCGGCGTCGCCCCCACGAAGGCGATGTTCGCGTCGTACGAGTCGTAGAACGGCTCGAAGGCGATCACCTCGTCCCCCGGATCCACCAGGCCCAGGATGACGTCGAGGATGGCCTCGGTCGCGCCGCTGGTGACGGACACCATGGTGTCCGGATCCACGGCGTGGCCGTGGAAGCGCTGCGCGTGCTCCGCGATGGCGACGCGCAAGTCCCTGGCGCCCACGCCGGGGGCGTACTGGTTGACGCCGCCCTGGATGGCCTTCCACGCGGCCTCCTTGATGGCGTCCGGGCCGTCGAAGTCGGGGAAGCCCTGCCCCAGGTTCACGGCCTGGTGCTTCAGCGCCAGCGCGCTGAACTCGGAGAAGACGGTGGTGCCGAAGCGGGAGACACGCTGCGCGAGCACGGGCCGGGGGGACATGGGGCGGGCCTCTGGCGGCGCCAGCGCACGTCCACCCCGACCCCCGGGGCGACCGGCTGGCGATTCAGGGCCTGACGATAGCGTCCACGGGCACGGAACGCGCGCCCTGTTCCACCGCGCGTTGCCGGGCGGCCCGGGACAGGGCCAGCGCCAGCCCCGTCACCACCAGCACCAGGGGCACCGCGCACACCAGGTCGATGGCGTAGTGGAAGCGCCCCGCGAGCGTCGCGAAGATGAGCCCCAGGCCGGGGAACAGCATCACCCAGAAGAAGCGCCGGGCGAACCGGAACGCGTAGAAGAGCACCACCAGCGCCACCCCGGTGTGTCCGGACGGGAAACAGTCCCGGGTGTAGATGGGCGTGCGCATCATCGATTCCAGGAGCGGCGTGAGCAGCAACCCCCGCGACGCGGGACCGTCGAACGCGCCGATGAGGAAGTAGCGCGGGCCCACCGCCGGCACCAGCGAGTACGCCGCGTAGTTGAAGCTCAGCAGCAGCCCCAGGCCCAACAGGTATTCGTCGAAGCCCGGCGTGGGCCCCCGGCCGCGCGCGTACAGGAAGATGCCCAGGAGCAGCGGCCAGATGAAGTGGCCGTAGTAGCAGAGCATCAGCACGTCGTTGGCCCAGGGCGGAACCACGTGCGCCAGGGCCACCGCGGACTGGAAGCCGAACAGCCGTTGGTCCACCGCGACCAGCTGGGCGTCCTTCACCAGCGGGTTCATCCAGTCGACGATGGGCCCCAGCCACCCGTGCGACATCGCCGACAAGGGAAGCAGCCAGAAGTCCGCCGCGATGGCGATGAGCGGCCGACGGGGGAAGCGCGCCTCCAGCATCCGCAGCACCGGCAGGGCCAGCCCCATCAGCCCGAACAGGCAGGCGCTCCGGGTCGCATGGGGTGCCCAGCGGGCCGGCCCCACGCAAGCCAGGACCGCTGCCGCGCAGGCGGCCATCAGGACGATGTCCACCTGCCGGAAGCGCACGAGCGCCTGGTCCGATGACGCCATGAGGGGCCGCACACGGCCTTCGCTGAATGACCAGATGCTCACGCCGATTTGCGCTCCCCCGGCGATTCGGCCGGCTGCTCGCCGGCCCCTCCGAGATTGAGAGGCCGCACCACCGCGCCCGGCTGAGGTGCCACCGCGGACCGCCGCCCCTTCCACCGCTCCAACAGCGCCAGCATGGCCGGGAAGAACACCGTCGTCCCCAGAAAGGTGCTCACGACCCCCAGTAGCGCAATCTGTCCGATGCTGCGCAAGCCCTGGTGGTTCGCGACCATCAGCGCTCCATAGCCCGCCGCGTTGGACAGCGTGGCCACCACCGCCGCGAAGCCCGTGCTGCGCACCACCCGGCCCAGCGACCCGGGGCCCTCTTCCTCGTACCGGTGGTACAGGTGGACGGAGTTGTCCACCGCGATGGCCAGCAGGTTGGGCAGCACCACCGCGTTGATGAAGTTCAGCTGCACGTCGAACAGGTACATCCCGCCCGCCAGGCACGTCATCCCCAGGAACAGCGGGCCCGCCACCAGCAGCGCGCGCTTGAGGCTGCGCAGGCTCGCCAGGATGACCAGGAACACCACCGCCGCCGCGGACCAGAGGATGAACGGCCCATCCCCCCGGACCAGGGAGAAGATTCGCGCCGCGATGCGGTTGCTGTCCAGCACCGCCAGGTCGATGCCCTTCGCCTTCGCGCCGGCCACCACCTCATCCAGCTGCGCGGCCCAGCGGTGCAGGTCCTCCGTGTCGTAGTTGGACACCGACGGGAACAGCAGGAGGAACATGCCCTTGCCGTCCAGCGCCTCGAAGCGGCGGCGCGCCTCCACCGGCAGGTCGTCCAGCCCATACGGCTTCGCGTCCACCAGGGTCCGCAGGTCCTTCACCCGCGCGTCGTCCTGCGCGGACTTCGGCAGCCCGTCCAGGAGCGCCCGGATGCGGCCCATCTCCGCCTGGTGCCCCGGCACGTCGGAGGGCACCAGGTCGCTCAGGGACGCGGTGCGCAAGAACACGGAGTTCGCGCCGTTCCTCGCCTTCACCTGGGCGATGACGTCCTCCACTTCGCGGACCTGCTCCAGCGAGTCCACCGCGAGGATGGCCGGGTTGAGCGGCGAGCCGATCTGCTCCGTGATGTGGTCGTCCAGCCGCGACGCCGGGGAGTCGCCCTTCAGGTTGCGCAGGTTCGTCTCGAAGCCCAGCCGGGGCGCGATGCCCACCGAGTACGCCGCGAACACCACCACCGACATCGCCACCGCGACGATGAGGCCCGTGGGCCAGCGCCGCCACTCCTTCACCGGGGCCGCCGGGGCCTCGGCCGGGGGGGCTTCGGTCGCCACCCGGTGTTCGCGCCGGAAGGGCCGGATGCGCTCCGCGATGGCCAGCAGCGACGGGCCCATCGCGTACGCGGACAGCACCGCCAGCAGCACGCCAATGCCCGCGAGCAGGCCGAACTGCTGGAACGCGTGGAACTGCGCCAGCACCAGCACGAAGAACGCCGCCGCGTTGGTGAACGCGGACGTGAGCGCCCCGCTGAAGGTGCCGCGCACCGCAGCCTCCAGCGACTCCTTCACGCCGTGCTCCTCGCGCTCCTCCCAGTAGCGCATCGACAGGTGCACGCCGTACTCGATGCCCAGGCCGATGAGGATGGCGACGAGGAAGCCCGTCACGATGTTGAGGTGGCCGATGGCGCCCTGCGCGAACGCGAACGTCAGCACCAGCCCCACCATCACCGGCACGCCCACCACCGCCAGCGCCGACACCCGCCGGGTGGCCAGCAGGATGAGGCCCACGGCGATGAGCGCGGACAAGAGGCCCGCGTTGGACAGGTCGCCGCGCATCACCGCGTCCTCTTCGATGCGGTTCTGGAAGTTGCCCGTCGCCTCCAGCGTCACGCCCGGGTACTGCTCCGCGGCCAGCTTCCTGCCGGTGTCCATCGCCGTGGCCACGAACCGCCGCGCGAAGTCCAGGTCCCCCGCCGTCCCCGACGGCTTGATCATCAGGTAGACCTCCGTGCCGTCCTTGTTGGCCAGGGTCTCCGGCAGCGCCGCCGTGTCCGGCGTGTGCTTGCGGGCGATCTCCTCGAAGGTGGGCGGCGCGTCCTCCACGCCCAGGTCCACGAACAGGGGGCTGGCGCGCTCCTTCTCGTACTGGACGCGGGCCTCCAGGTCCTCGCGGAGCGAGGCGACCTCCCGCGTGGGCAGCAGCAGCAGGCCGTGGCGGCGGAAGAAGGCGACGTCGTAGTGGTGCTCGACGTAGCGGACCTCCGGGAGGGCCTCCAAACGCTTCTGGAATTCAGTGGCGTAC includes:
- a CDS encoding enoyl-CoA hydratase-related protein, translating into MPEFKVDARGAIEIWTIDGESRRNAISRAMLQELGQLVDRVSASRAVRAVILTGAGDKAFCAGADLKERAGMAEPEVRAFLDGLRKTFRAIEKSDCVFIAAINGAAFGGGTELALSCDLRVASPATELGLTEVKLGIIPGGGGTQRLARLIGPGRAKDLILTARRVNAAEAFSIGLVNRLAPEGHLLEVAFQLAEAVVENAPVAVATAKHAIDEGTGLELDDALALELKKYEEVLKTEDRLEGLRAFAEKRPPVYKGR
- a CDS encoding TIM44-like domain-containing protein, which produces MPSCPPTKRPWRWLPGLLTVSTLLLLALPLVALARGGGGEHYTSGRDRGGGGGGGGGDGLPLWLLFDLVRFIFLYPKVSIPLLVIGGGIYWLYRRNLHPDATTRRALDQREAEVRTEVSGRDVQGWVNALKLKDPSFELQPTLDKVRWLFLELQQAWFRRDMTPVRPFLSDATWQRFNVQLALMQAQGVRDALADIRVLDVQLIGLHQSNWYDSIHVRVRASIRDTDVAADQTDAQAMAAASRVAPEAFTEVWTFVRKPGAQTRIGEDLFQGKCPNCGAPYNGGASNTCEFCNAVVNSGNYDWTLSEITQGVEYVRHHKQVDGLLQARAEDPALNLEMMEDRASLLFWKWIDAQSRDETARLSKVANAEALTALGAELTELRKRGRRRVFLECAVGAVDVRALEVHPESFDEAQVEIRWSARMGVGPVNERPPSLPTVPQRWVFTLRRRHGAKTNTDTGMSTDRCPQCNAPLTNSAANTCEFCGTVLGTGERDWVLASALPFESWNVHHAQRHSANVARYQQARDEDRGGFVPPPMAGDGDHVMTDVKERERLLYMMASIAAADGEVSAAERRLLKLCAERWSVPWANVEMALNAGPQLFERLMPRGSPEAEVFLRHIVEMALVDGRIDRKERRMLEIAAQHLGLESRLAAMIGDR
- a CDS encoding hydroxymethylglutaryl-CoA lyase is translated as MDPKETSRTRVGLLGQLPRRVDVYEVGPRDGLQNELRTLPTRDKARLINALVAAGEKRIEVTSFVSPKWIPQLADAEELLKLVGRREGVVFSALVPNLKGLERARAAGLEEAAVFISASEAHSKKNINKTIAEALAGAREVTAAARKAGMRVRGYLSTVWGCPYEGHVPVERVVDICRQLVDAGIYQLSLGDTIGVGTPRQTEEILGALLQHMPVDTLALHLHDTRGTALANALVGLAAGVTTFDASIGGLGGCPYAPGAAGNLATEDAVFMLHGMGVDTGIDLDKLVEAGEIAQELIGRKLAGKYLQAALGERDKKATRRAQT
- a CDS encoding methyltransferase domain-containing protein, translating into MDAFFGELYLRSTLPFLSEEVTAREAEYLSRAFADVEGPVVDLGCGHGRHAARLNAEGGLAGRVVGLELDPLSLRLRRPGFPVAQGDLRALPFQDASVGGAYAWYSTLFAFSDAEHVQVLREAARVLRPGGRLVFQTVPYERLARSPGAAFHQRLPDGSLLEEESRFDATRGRDVGQRRLTLPDGRVLRAAYAIRYYPLAELKRLLESTGFSVAWVHGGLDSRPMTPDSTDLIVGAGRG
- a CDS encoding aminotransferase class I/II-fold pyridoxal phosphate-dependent enzyme; its protein translation is MSPRPVLAQRVSRFGTTVFSEFSALALKHQAVNLGQGFPDFDGPDAIKEAAWKAIQGGVNQYAPGVGARDLRVAIAEHAQRFHGHAVDPDTMVSVTSGATEAILDVILGLVDPGDEVIAFEPFYDSYDANIAFVGATPRYVPLRPPDASHATWWFDRNEVRAAFGPRTRLLILNSPHNPTGKVFTREELEFLGNLCAEHDVKVLADEVYEHIVFAPARHIRAATVPVLADRTVTVSSAGKSFSLTGWKIGWIIAPPPLRDAVQRAHQFVTFATASPFQAAMAVALRLPDSYFQELTALYTAKRERLLAGLREAGLKAYSPEGSYFILADITGYGFQDDVAFCRHLVTEVGVAGIPPSVFYGPEHRHLGQGFARFAFCKTEGVLDEAARRLREKLPALKR
- a CDS encoding phosphatase PAP2 family protein; protein product: MSIWSFSEGRVRPLMASSDQALVRFRQVDIVLMAACAAAVLACVGPARWAPHATRSACLFGLMGLALPVLRMLEARFPRRPLIAIAADFWLLPLSAMSHGWLGPIVDWMNPLVKDAQLVAVDQRLFGFQSAVALAHVVPPWANDVLMLCYYGHFIWPLLLGIFLYARGRGPTPGFDEYLLGLGLLLSFNYAAYSLVPAVGPRYFLIGAFDGPASRGLLLTPLLESMMRTPIYTRDCFPSGHTGVALVVLFYAFRFARRFFWVMLFPGLGLIFATLAGRFHYAIDLVCAVPLVLVVTGLALALSRAARQRAVEQGARSVPVDAIVRP
- a CDS encoding efflux RND transporter permease subunit gives rise to the protein MSQSRLQRWFDGFIQAALTRPWQVLFAVALLTAAAGLFAARLEFRGSFVELLPEGAPEVRDLTRVSEKAGGDGYLVLMAKGGTPQALKTYATEFQKRLEALPEVRYVEHHYDVAFFRRHGLLLLPTREVASLREDLEARVQYEKERASPLFVDLGVEDAPPTFEEIARKHTPDTAALPETLANKDGTEVYLMIKPSGTAGDLDFARRFVATAMDTGRKLAAEQYPGVTLEATGNFQNRIEEDAVMRGDLSNAGLLSALIAVGLILLATRRVSALAVVGVPVMVGLVLTFAFAQGAIGHLNIVTGFLVAILIGLGIEYGVHLSMRYWEEREEHGVKESLEAAVRGTFSGALTSAFTNAAAFFVLVLAQFHAFQQFGLLAGIGVLLAVLSAYAMGPSLLAIAERIRPFRREHRVATEAPPAEAPAAPVKEWRRWPTGLIVAVAMSVVVFAAYSVGIAPRLGFETNLRNLKGDSPASRLDDHITEQIGSPLNPAILAVDSLEQVREVEDVIAQVKARNGANSVFLRTASLSDLVPSDVPGHQAEMGRIRALLDGLPKSAQDDARVKDLRTLVDAKPYGLDDLPVEARRRFEALDGKGMFLLLFPSVSNYDTEDLHRWAAQLDEVVAGAKAKGIDLAVLDSNRIAARIFSLVRGDGPFILWSAAAVVFLVILASLRSLKRALLVAGPLFLGMTCLAGGMYLFDVQLNFINAVVLPNLLAIAVDNSVHLYHRYEEEGPGSLGRVVRSTGFAAVVATLSNAAGYGALMVANHQGLRSIGQIALLGVVSTFLGTTVFFPAMLALLERWKGRRSAVAPQPGAVVRPLNLGGAGEQPAESPGERKSA